A part of Arachis hypogaea cultivar Tifrunner chromosome 12, arahy.Tifrunner.gnm2.J5K5, whole genome shotgun sequence genomic DNA contains:
- the LOC112729572 gene encoding uncharacterized protein → MKFICEVVILSFSIIVIQSSITFSRELEGPNHIKTTTFYTKTFVLEPGKVSRKTFFDVEFPRGHIGIKNLQAELVDEHGNSIPLYEAYLHHYFVLRYFENITMSQHANENQPNYGKYFKRNDGACQTFVNSISWGLGVDARRTSTELPDPFRVEVGTHPEDVPKEYDEEKWLINILVIDTRGAEDKKGCSQCRCDLLNVKSEDLRNTTGVDGTPLSSDYKGGIFCCEKKSQCKLQQGYNEKQKRKVAIKYTISWVEWDQQQVPLKFYILDVTDQVTYNGSEPIHHCAVEYSINPEKTDEGHYHIKKTNIPMKKGGSLIYITAHVHSGIVNATLYGEDGRRLCEIKPIYGTGKEAGNEEGYAVGASGCYPKPDSMKIKDGENLTAEFIHENKYTTGLMGHFYVYLAEDLPKSL, encoded by the exons ATGAAGTTTATTTGCGAAGTGGTGATATTATCATTTTCAATTATAGTAATACAATCGAGCATCACATTCTCACGAGAACTTGAAGGTCCAAATCATATCAAGACAACTACTTTTTATACCAAAACGTTCGTACTAGAACCAGGAAAGGTTAGCAGAAAAACTTTTTTCGATGTTGAGTTTCCAAGAGGCCACATTGGAATCAAGAATTTACAAGCCGAACTAGTTGATGAACACGGAAACTCGATACCACTGTATGAGGCTTACCTGCACCATTATTTTGttttaagatattttgaaaatatcaCCATGTCACAACATGCTAATGAAAATCAACCTAATTACGGTAAGTATTTTAAGAGAAATGATGGTGCATGTCAAACTTTCGTTAATTCAATTTCTTGGGGTCTTGGAGTTGACGCACGAAGAACTAGCACAGAACTACCAGatccatttagagtagaagtagGTACGCATCCTGAGGATGTTCCAAAGGAGTATGATGAAGAGAAATGGTTAATCAATATTTTGGTCATTGACACACGTGGTGCAGAAGACAAGAAAGGTTGCTCCCAATGCAGATGTGACCTTTTAAACGTCAAAAGTGAAGATTTGAGAAACACAACAGGCGTTGATGGAACACCATTATCTAGTGATTATAAAGGAGGAATTTTTTGTTGCGAGAAGAAGTCTCAATGCAAATTACAACAGGgatacaatgaaaaacaaaagagaaaagttGCTATTAAATATACAATATCATGGGTTGAATGGGATCAACAGCAAGTGCCTCTTAAGTTTTATATTCTTGATGTTACTGATCAAGTCACATATAATGGATCCGAACCAATTCATCATTGCGCG GTAGAGTATTCTATAAATCCAGAAAAGACTGATGAAGGACATTACCATATTAAGAAAACAAATATTCCAATGAAAAAAGGTGGTAGTCTCATCTATATTACTGCTCATGTACATTCAGGAATTGTTAATGCAACATTATATGGAGAG gaTGGAAGAAGATTATGTGAAATTAAGCCAATATATGGAACGGGAAAAGAGGCAGGCAATGAAGAAGGTTATGCTGTTGGAGCGTCTGGTTGCTATCCAAAACCGGATTCTATGAAGATTAAAGATGGTGAAAATTTAACTGCAGAATTTATACATGAAAACAAATATACCACTGGACTTATGGGGCATTTCTATGTCTATTTGGCAGAAGACTTACCAAAATCTTTGTAA
- the LOC140177266 gene encoding protein STRUBBELIG-like, whose amino-acid sequence MVILAGTFCAVGDTDIVDVAAISSLYVALGSPPLLGWKPVGGDPCFEMWQGVGCVFSNITSIRLDGLNLGGELGSNLNFPSILEM is encoded by the exons ATGGTGATTCTTGCTGGAACTTTCTGTGCAGTTGGTGACACTGACATAGTTGATG TTGCAGCAATCAGTAGTCTATATGTTGCTCTTGGCTCACCACCTCTTCTAGGGTGGAAGCCTGTTGGAGGAGATCCATGTTTTGAAATGTGGCAAGGTGTTGGCTGTGTATTTTCCAACATCACTTCCAT AAGACTTGATGGCCTGAATTTGGGTGGAGAGCTTGGTAGTAATTTGAATTTTCCATCCATCTTAGAAATGTAA